A genomic region of Xyrauchen texanus isolate HMW12.3.18 chromosome 29, RBS_HiC_50CHRs, whole genome shotgun sequence contains the following coding sequences:
- the LOC127623199 gene encoding fanconi-associated nuclease 1-like: MESRGERESLSNRSTGRRLSVTKKNSQRAIKEKSNNRSWAASITSFFRNTPPCKLACPLCGKPVPRYKINEHIDSQCQKFLRDDNEDALAVNDDKQEKITKTPFDVALTQNEGKDKSTEKKDAETSPYFKKSCVLRQDSAETYAQTKSVKTIGLGSLSSKLSRRALRLSGDIEMDQEANNGELSSSQKENFTFESSACFVDTDNTLSVEQAASTHLQVKNILAESSSSSTAIQSAKSLSLSRVLKRKSEDVPESDTYTTETIHKKCRNFPNKSERQTTNESSSHVNNVPSSETPTKKEDIERKSSITPGDEPEMLETASEGSECQSTRRPYYLQNFLTVLEAVLENEDDRTLFNEDDFSAIRSFQQLSAPGQMLYVRLFQRKLKWLQVCKVEYTEISSDLRPVIHELVACGFLQTESDLHDTQEVLDLLPAPELRNLAKTFHLGRGGNGTQKQQLVEGLLQLGRQRSLFAGQTNTAAIILKRAKQVAGSCVRLCRRSRAVFSRVLLLFSLTYTLDEEEMAAGQGQLYTILLVNSGRLAFPDYTVHRSVRLFQDRDDLIRYETAMRTLQEVITAMQTGCWQDAHDLYTAAKDTWHEIKHTCDLSNQEELPVFLRCFTVGWTYTRIVSRGVEILQRLRRYDDAVEELRNLLSQSVYCPDSRGRWWDRLALNLQQHLKQHEQAICAIRNGLKDPLVRTGHQLSLYQRASRMKESASFKKYRLLLRDLPSVHIQDVTHVTIRGQLFPHEGGMGKSVFLRAADEDEGSREGRDTMVMCSVEDLALAHYRTLGFDQGIHGEGSTFSTLFGLLMWDIIFMDGVSDVFRNPNQTCPLDLHTDCFYGNRREAIEARAEILREASADTLQELLAGVWNAQEGRVCALINWDRFSSLQQAQSLVACLGGLFLSGVVLRMAKDYRHCRGGLPDLVVWSSSNMKYKLVEVKGPNDRLSQKQQIWLDELRKLGADVEVCHVTAIGARGARLE; the protein is encoded by the exons ATGGAGTCTCGGGGTGAGAGAGAAAGCTTGTCCAACAGAAGCACTGGCAGGAGACTTTCAGTGACAAAGAAAAACTCGCAGAGGGCAATTAAAGAGAAATCAAACAATAGGAGCTGGGCCGCGTCTATAACTTCATTTTTCAGAAATACACCGCCATGTAAACTGGCCTGCCCTCTGTGTGGCAAACCTGTTCCGCGCTACAAGATTAATGAACATATAGATTCACAGTGCCAGAAGTTTCTCCGAGACGATAATGAAGATGCATTGGCTGTCAATGATGACAAGCAAGAGAAAATCACCAAAACACCCTTTGATGTTGCGCTTACTCAAAATGAAGGGAAAGACAAAAGTACAGAAAAGAAAGATGCTGAAACTAGTCCTTATTTTAAAAAGAGCTGTGTGCTGAGGCAAGATTCAGCTGAAACATATGCACAAACTAAATCAGTTAAGACAATTGGTCTTGGAAGCTTGTCCTCAAAACTCTCAAGAAGAGCACTTCGTCTCTCAGGCGACATTGAGATGGATCAAGAGGCAAATAATGGGGAGTTAAGCAGTTCGCAGAAAGAAAACTTTACTTTTGAATCCAGTGCCTGTTTCGTGGATACAGATAACACATTATCAGTTGAACAAGCAGCTTCAACCCACCTTCAAGTGAAAAACATTCTGGCAGAATCATCAAGCAGCAGCACTGCCATACAGTCAGCTAAATCTCTATCCTTATCCAGGGTACTGAAGAGGAAGTCAGAGGATGTTCCTGAAAGTGACACATACACTACAGAAACCATACACAAGAAATGTAGGAATTTTCCAAATAAAAGTGAAAGACAGACAACAAATGAGTCCTCGTCTCATGTCAATAATGTTccatcatcagagactccaaccAAAAAGGAAGACATTGAGAGGAAGTCGAGTATCACACCAGGTGATGAACCCGAAATGCTTGAGACAGCCAGTGAGGGATCAGAGTGCCAAAGCACCAGGCGACCGTATTACCTGCAGAACTTTCTGACTGTCCTTGAGGCAGTGTTGGAGAATGAGGATGATAGAACGCTCTTTAATGAGGATGACTTTTCAGCCATTCGCTCTTTTCAGCAGCTTTCAg CACCTGGTCAAATGCTTTACGTACGTCTTTTTCAAAGGAAGCTGAAATGGCTTCAAGTCTGTAAAGTGGAATACACTGAGATCAGCTCTGACCTTAGACCTGTCATTCATGAGCTGGTTGCTTGTGGCTTCTTACAGACCG AATCAGACCTTCATGACACCCAGGAAGTTTTGGATCTGCTGCCTGCTCCAGAGCTCAGAAACCTGGCCAAAACATTTCACCTTGGGCGTGGAGGGAATGGGACTCAGAAACAGCAGTTGGTAGAGGGGCTTCTCCAGCTGGGAAGACAGCGATCGCTCTTTGCTGGTCAAACCAACACGGCTGCCATCATTCTCAAGAG GGCCAAGCAGGTTGCGGGCTCCTGTGTGCGTCTGTGCCGCAGGTCACGTGCTGTGTTTTCCCGCGTCCTGCTCCTCTTCTCCCTCACATACACTTTGGACGAAGAGGAGATGGCTGCTGGTCAGGGGCAGCTCTACACCATTCTGCTGGTCAACTCTGGCCGCCTTGCTTTTCCAGACTATACAGTGCATCGCTCAGTGAGACTGTTTCAGGACAGGGATGACCTCATCAG ATATGAGACGGCGATGCGTACGTTGCAGGAGGTGATCACTGCAATGCAGACAGGCTGTTGGCAGGATGCCCATGACCTCTATACTGCAGCAAAGGACACCTGGCATGAGATTAAACACACCTGTGACCTAAG CAATCAAGAGGAGTTGCCTGTTTTTTTGCGTTGTTTCACTGTGGGCTGGACTTACACTCGTATAGTGTCTCGCGGAGTTGAGATTTTACAGCGCCTTCGCCGCTATGAT GATGCAGTGGAGGAGCTCAGGAATCTTTTGTCTCAGTCAGTGTATTGTCCAGACAGTAGGGGGCGCTGGTGGGACAGACTTGCTCTCAATCTCCAACAACATCTTAAACAACATGAGCAG GCCATCTGTGCCATTCGGAATGGACTCAAGGACCCTTTGGTTCGAACAGGCCACCAGTTATCACTGTACCAGCGAGCTTCCCGAATGAAGGAATCTGCTAGCTTTAAGAAGTACCGTTTGCTGCTACGGGATTTGCCCAGTGTGCACATACAAGATGTCACTCAT GTGACGATTAGAGGACAGCTCTTTCCTCATGAAGGTGGTATGGGCAAATCAGTGTTCCTCAGAGCAGCTGATGAGGACGAAGGCTCCAGAGAGGGAAGAGACACTATGGTCATGTGTTCTGTTGAGGATCTGGCTTTGGCACACTACAGAACGCTTGGTTTTGATCAAG GTATTCATGGAGAAGGCTCTACATTTTCCACCTTGTTTGGACTCCTCATGTGGGACATCATCTTCATGGATGGGGTTTCTGATGTCTTCCGAAACCCCAATCAG ACTTGTCCTTTGGATTTGCACACTGATTGTTTCTATGGTAACCGGCGGGAAGCCATTGAGGCTCGCGCTGAGATTTTGCGGGAAGCCTCTGCAGATACTCTGCAGGAGCTGCTCGCTGGTGTGTGGAATGCTCAGGAGGGGAGAGTGTGTGCGCTTATAAACTGGGATCGCTTTTCCTCTCTTCAACAGGCGCAG AGCCTGGTGGCATGTCTAGGTGGGCTCTTCTTGAGTGGTGTGGTCCTCAGAATGGCAAAGGACTACAGGCACTGCAGAGGAGGGCTTCCTGATCTGGTAGTCTGGAGCTCTTCCAACATGAAGTACAAG CTGGTGGAAGTAAAGGGGCCTAATGACCGTCTGTCCCAGAAGCAACAGATCTGGTTGGATGAGCTGCGTAAGCTCGGGGCAGATGTAGAGGTGTGTCACGTCACTGCCATTGGAGCGCGAGGAGCTCGGCTGGAGTGA